ttgggcctcaagaggtgcaccacaaaaAGGGGCCGGAATCTATGAAGTCAAtgctaatgatgctcttgccgcaaaggttgatgtgttgtctcgaaagctagacatgctcatgggtagtagctcgaagtcagaatcggtgatgagttgtagcacttgtggtggagggcatggagttgcccaatgtcctattgctagttCCTCCGTGGCCCctattgagaatgttgattatattgggggacaaaggccacaagggaatCCCTAGACGCAacttataatccggggtggaaataccacccaaacttttcatggaatcGGGGGCAACAATGAAAGTCGCACCACCTCCACAAGGttcccaaatgcaacaaccaatATTGGAGAAGAGGTTCACTCATGAAGATGTACTTGCGaagttcatgattaacactCGAATCAAGATTCAACAGAGCATAACTAGCGATATGGATACTCGATTCGATGAGGTGAATGCTTAGCTTGCTCAACATGCCGGACAGTTCAATGAGATTGGCTCCATTTTTGCGAAACCTTCAAGCCTCTGTACAATCCCTTGAGCACCAAGTGGGACAGCTTGCTAAAACTAATTCTGAGCGACCTTCAGGTAGTCTCCCTAGCAACACTgaggagaacccaagagagcacttgaaggccatcgCCCTTAGGAGGCGGGAAAGCaggttgagacaagggtcgggagttgacccaagtgtcaagggaGACTAGGGTAGCCAAGTGGAAGACCCTAACATAATGGAGAAAGGTATTGATAGAAGCAAGCAAAAGTGAAAGATAAGGAAATTCCATCAAAGGGTTCATCAAAAGCCGTCGAATACAAACCTCAATTCCCCTACCCGGctagattgaagcaagataaggaggatgctcaattcagaaaattcatcaacatcttcaagcaactccacataaacatcccgatagtggaagctttaactcaaatgcccaagtatgccaagttcttgaaagaattGCTaataaacaagagaaagttggaggaagagggcacgATGGCACTCACggaaattgctcggccatttttggagaaaaaaagctcccacaaaaaaattgaaggatccgggaagcttcataatcccatgtgtacttgagggtggagtccaagaaaatgcCCTTGCGGACTCGGGGCaaagcattaatgttatgccctacaccatgtacgtgaagcttggtcttgatgaacttagacccACAAGAATGATTTTTACAATTGGCGtgatcgatcaacaaggaagcctcgtggaattgtagaagatgtgattgtccgggtggacaaatttgtgtttCCGGTGgatttttgtcatcatggatattgatgaagatgtggagacaccgttgattcttggtcggccattcctcactacctccggtgccctaattgaccttaaaggagaaaaattaacattaagagttggtgaggAAGAAGCAGTGTACACTCTATCGACGGCCATGAAACACTTtttagaccatgatgacatgctttattttgttgatgaaacccGAACTTTTTAATTTCGATTGTGTGCGAGGAAGTATTATCattaaacccattggatgagtacttgggagagctagaaaatgaagatcaagaagaacctcactctcctcttccaagttccaatttgAAGTGGCAAATGGAGAAGGTTATGTGCACtaatgccaaagaaaaagaaaagaaagattcaatgttgaaaaagatttggagggaggttcggggaaagaagaagaaaggtagtactcattctcatcaaacacctcaagaaaagaaggtacaatcttcacctccctttgttcatgaaaagtgtgaaattcattcattgatgtctttgaatttaccgggaagaaacaacaacaattcaatGATGGCCGGGGGAAATTTCAAACTATTCGAGCCCCCATGAGATAAgtaacaaggtacgtcaagctcgtgacgttaaacaagcgcttcttgggaggcaacccaagcattcgggggtttattttcatgtttatgggttctttgtgttcatgttcttgttatttttcgtattttcttagagttgttaatttgaataagtccatgctctcattattttgtttatcatgatcattgtccatgtggttgttcacttgattttattgtggagttgCACTTGTTTGGGCTATCATTTTATGTGTTAGATCATAACTTTGAGCCATTatttcatggtggagatgattttagaaccttttgtaaccatggccatgtgtttggagaagcaaagaagTCTTTAAATCATACCTTCGTCCACAGTGAATTTAATTTGGGATTTTGATCGAGTATGTCCAAGCTTGCCTGGGTGCTTCTTCTCCATGTGTCTGTTGAATGCGTAATATCCTCCGCCCTTACCATGCTTAAATTCTGAAccacaataattacatttaccatgtgttgcaatgccatcattattatacaattttgaaAAATGGATTGCTCTCTTGAGTAGGTGTGGGAGTGGAATTATGTCCAACAATCCTTTTTCCTCTTAAGCATCCACCATGTGAAGCCATATTGTAATGTCtaaggaaaacaattaaaaaaataacaatatatatatatatatatatgtataaaattaaacactagaagcaaatatttacaagaaaaatactagaagcaaatatttacaactaataatttcattcaagtctacaaaaataatttcatgcaaatatttataaaaaaaaaacaactctataactaataatttcattcaagtctacaaaaacaatttcatgcaaatatttataaaaaaaaaactacaactaataatttcattcaagtctaccaaaataatttcatgcaaatatttatatataaaaaaaaactctacaactaataatttcattcaagtctacaaaaataatttcatgcaaatatttttttttttaaaaaaaaacaaactctacaactaataatttcattcaagtctacaaaaataatttctatgcaaatactttaaaaacaagtctacaaaaactacaaataataatttttatgcaaTTTTTAAAAGACCACAAGtctaactaataattaaaataaatacatcaagatacaaactaataattttcattcaagtctacaacaattatttcatacaaatatttagaaaaaaaagtctacaaaaactacaaataataattgcatgcattttttaaaaaaccacaagtgtaaactaataattaaaataaatatcaacaatacaactaataatttcattcaagttaccaaaataatttcatgcaaatatttattttaaaaaagccaagtctacaaaaactacaaataataatttcatgcattttttttttaaaaaaaaactatagctctaaactaataattaaaataaatatcaagaatacaacaaataatttcattcaagtctataacaattatttaatgcaaatatttataaaaaaaaacaagtctacaaaaactacaaataataattttatgcattttttttaaaaaaaaacacaactctaaactaataattaaaataaatatcaagaatacaacaaataatttcaaacaaGTCTACAACTAAttatttcatgtaaatataaaaaagtataccaaaactacaaataataatttcatgcatttttaaaaaaaaaccacaactctaaactaataattaaaataaatatcaagaatacaacaaataatttcaatcaagtctacaacaattattttatgcaaatatttaaaaaaaaaaagtctaccaaaactacaaataataatttcatgcattttttcaaaaaaaacacaactctaaactaataattaaaataaatatcaagaatacaacaaataatttcattcaagtctacaacaattatttcatgcaaatatttaaaaagaaaacaagtctacaaaaactacaaataataattttatgcatttttttaaaaaaaccacaactctaaactaataattaaaataaatatcaagaatacaactaataatttcgttcaagtctacaaaaataatttcatgcaaatattttaaaaaaaatttacaaaaactacaaataataatttcatgcttttttttaaaaaaccacaagtctaaactaataattaaaataaatatcatgtcaactaataattttattcatgtctacaaaaataatttcatccaaatctttttatatatatatatatatatataacaactctgcaaaaactacaaataataatttcatgcattttttttaaaaaaaaaccacaagtctaaatgaataattaaaataaatatattaaaaatacaactaataatttcattcaagtctacaacaattatttcatacaaatatgtgttattaaaaaaagtctacaaaactacaataataaatttcatacaatttttctttttaaataagacAAGCCTACAAaactacaactaataatttgatgcaatttttttaaaaacacaagtctaaactaataattaaaataaataaatcataaccaACCTTGTTAATTGGCAACCTTCGAAATGAAAGAAATTAAGAGATAATCCAAATTTGcaccactccaagtctccaaaTCTCCAAGACTCCAAGTACCAAATTGCAATATTAAAACTTGATAATGttgaattgaaataattaaactccaaAAATTGAAATCCAAAATCTCCCAATTTTACGCCTCGAGACCgagattaagagagaatgaGAAGTAGGAGTTGAGAAATAatgagacaagagagagagagagagagagagagagagagagagagttggaAAAGATTGATAATTGGAAAAAGCCCAAATAATGTCGGGATGAGGGGATATATagaagtttataaaaatttttaaaaagttgactttttttcaaaatttaaaactttcgAATTTTAATCCTCAACCGCTATTATTGGGGACCAACATGTAACACGAGAGAATTGCAAACCCGGTTCCAAACTGGGTCATGGGTAGGGAAAAGACAATCAGTAACCAGCCCTCGGGTCACTGACCCGGCGGGCTGGTTCTAGCCGGGCCCAGTTTTCAAACTAGCCTGTGCCCACCTCTATGGACCACAACAAGTGGACTTCTTGTACTCCCCCCTTTTCAAGGCAGCTGTACTCAAACAAATGTGGTTccataataagaataataatttcTTCTCCCAAAAAATATCTCTGGTTTCCATTTATAATAACTGATTTAATTCAACACAACATGCTTAATTAGGCATTCAATTTCTAACGAATCACCTCCAAAGCGTGTATCCTCCCTTTTCCAAGGCAGCTGTACTCTAACAAATGTGgttccaaaaaacaaaaaagtagtaataataataatttctcctCCCACAAAAAATCTCTGGTTTCCatttataataactaatttaattcaACACAAACATGCTTAAGCATTCCATTTCTAACGAATCACCTCCAAAGcgtataaatacaaaataattagtCTACCTACGCGCACACACACATCTGTattatttaagaatttattaaaaatggttgattttttttgggtgtAGTGTAATAACTGTTAAAACGAACTTCTTAATAagcgccgccgccgccgccgccgccgccgccgccgccgccgagGACATGTCGGTTATGTCGGCACCACTGTCATGCATCTCCATCTCCGACAAATGCAACGCAATGCCGGAGCTCCGGCAAGTGCATGCCCATTTGATCAAATCCAATctcatctcctccttctccGCCCTGTCCGCTAAGCCCCTCGCATTCCACTCCATCGTTCGATCACTCTCCTCTCAGTCCGAGAAGCAGCACCTCTCTCTTGTTCTCTACTCCAAAATCCTCTCCTTTTTGGATGATCTCCGTGGTATTGAGTTATTGCTCCCTTCTGTTCTGAAGGTGTGTGGTATTTTTGTTGGCTTTTTGATGAAGGTCTGCAAATTCATGGCCAGATTTTTGAAAAGGTTGTTTGCAAGATGACCCGTTTGTGGCCAATCTCTTCTCAGGATGTACTTGGATTGGGGTCAGCTGGAACTCGCCGGACAAGTGCTTGATAAAATGCCAAACAGAGATGTAATATCTTGGAGTTCAATGATTTCAGGCTGTGTGAAGGTGGGGGATATCAATCTTGCTCGAAAGCTATTCGATGAAATGCCTGATAAGGATGTTGTCGCGTGTAATCTCGATGATTGATGGCCTTATGAAGTGTGGAATGTGCAAGGATGCTGAGGACTTGTTTGAATGCATGAATGTTAGAGATGTTATTTCTTGGACAGCCATGATTTCTGGTTATGTGCATAATGGCTGTCCAAATGCAGCAATGGAGCTCTTCAGAAGGATGTTCAATTCCGGTCTTCATCCAGATGTGGTTGCTCTTGTAAATGTGCTCTCTGCCATTGCTGAATTGGGCTTTTCTGATGAAGGGAGATGGATTCATGCTTATATTCATCGAAGCAACATTAAGTTATCATCAGGGAACATTGGGCCagctctcattgacatgtaCTTCAAGTGTGGCCTTGTGAGTGATGCTTTGCAATGCCTTTTAAGAGGCTatgtgatggtgatgatggtggtggggCAAGGACAGGGAGTTGGAATTCTATGATCTCCGGCCTTAGCGATGCATGGTCTTGGTAAAGAAGCCATTGAAATATTTAACGAAATGGAGAGAAAGGAGGTCAATCCTGATGAAATCACCTTCTTAGGGACTTCTAAATGCTTGTAGCCACAGCGGTTTAGTCAATGAAGGTGAGTACTACTTCACAGTGATGTGCAGAAAATATAATCTGAAACCAAGCATACAACACTATGGTTGCTTGATTGATCTCTACAGCAGAGCTGGCCAGTTTGAAATAACGAAGAAGATCATTGAAGATATGCCCATGAAGCCTGATGCCACTGCATGGAAATCCATTCTAAGTGCTTGTGGGAAACACAATTATGTGACAATGGGTGAATATGCTGCCATGAAAGTTATCGAATTGGCACCCGAATGATGCTAGCTGTTATGTGCTCTTGTCAAATTTATATGCAAAGTCAGGGAATTGGACTGATGTTGAGAGAGTTCGGAAACTGATGAGAGACAAAGGTATCAGAAAGGTTCCCGGCTGCAGCTCAATGGTGATCAAGGGAAGGTTCATGAGTTTCTTGTTGGGAAGGAGATGGGTGTTGGATGTAGAGCAGTGGTTTTTCCAAATTGAAGGAAGTTATACATAGATTAAAATTATTCGGATATGAGCCTGATGTGAACCAAGTACTTGTTGATGctgaagatgaagagaaggaGAGGTTGCTCAGTGTTCACAGCGAGAAGATGGCAATAGCTTTTCGGACTGATAAATTCGGAGAAAGGGGAACCAATGCACATAGTGAAGAACCTGAGGGTTTGCAGTGATTGTCATTCTTTTAGCAAGCTGGTTTCTAGTGTTTATGAGCATGAGATAATTCTCAGAGACCAGAATAGGTTTCACCATTTCAAAGAAGGTTCATGTTCATGCCATGACTATTGGTGATCAAAATGGAATATATGCACCATTTGGCACAATGAATTTGATGCCAAAGTTGGAATATTTTTACAGAATAatatttagtaaataaataaagaaaaagacttTGTTCTTTATCTAGAGTATTTACAGTCcgaataaagaaataaaatcctctctctctcttctctcttctcgCAAAAGTTTAGATCTTTGACCAAGAGGGGAGGAGTGAAGAAGATCGGAGTGATGGCAGTTCCGCCGGCGCGTAGGGTCTCAGCGGCATCGGCGAGGGCACACACGAGAAAGCAGAAGCAGAGAAACTCAATCTTCTCTCTAGGGTTTGTCTCCTATTCGAATAGATCTTTCGCTTTTTGGATCTTTAATCCTTCGTTTCCAACTGTGGTGTCGTTGGGAGCGAAAAGGAAGGATTTTTATGCcgctttttccatttttttcttactGTTTTTTAAAGGAAAAGTTGAACTTTTTTTTGCCCAGTTGATCGTTGCTTGGTATTGATTTGCTCTGTTGTACTGTTTCCTTTTTGATCGGAAATTAGGAGATTTAAATCAAGGCAAAGAGACATTTTATCTCCTTGAGGATCTGACGAATGAACCCTAACTTtgcttccttcttttttttttaaggtgttTATGGTATGAACAGCAGGAAGAAATGAACTATTAATGCAATACCAGGTTGCTAAATATGAATATTGGTATAATGAAGAAACAGTCACTGAGAGATCAAGAAAAAATAGTATCGTAATACAATGTTTTTAGCTCCCTAATGTTGTGATTATTGTTTAGATATATAACTTGAAAAAGCAAATTTGGTGTTGTACTGAGGGAAAACTATATTGAGAAAAATTTTTCTTTGCGTTTGCTATTATTTTTCACTCAATGGCAAGTACACCATAAAGGACACCCTACAGAGCACCATCTGAATATGAGGGATGTGactttcaaagtttttttttttaattttccaatCTTAGTTGTCAGCCGAAGTTGAATTGCATTCTGTGTTCTACTTTCAATCATGAACTTATCAGCAATTTCCGTATGTGGGTAACCTTGAAAGTCTTTATTTCTTCCAATCATAGTTTTTGGCTGAAATCGAATTGCATCCTGTGTTTTTATGTTCAATCAAGAAACTATCAgcaatttctattggtggtattACATAGTGGTTTTATCAGGCAATTCAATTTCCAGCTCCATATTTCTGCAGACAACTGAATACTCTGTCAAAAAAGCAGACAGTCATTCACTAGAAATATTTCATTGTTCTACCAAATTTTTGTCATGAAGTTGATTTCATGTCGATCTTTCAGGTTtaatcagaaaaaaatattgGCGGTTTTTGCTTGTGGGATTGGCAGCTTGGTTGTATCAGTCAATTCAACCTCCAGTCCCGAAAAATTTGTGGAACACCGAATGGCCCTCCTGTTACATCACCTAGAATCAAGCTCAAAAGATGGAAGGCATCTCGCATATTTAGAAAGTGGTGTTCCTAAGGAAAAGGCCAAGTATCAaattgttttcattcatggcCTGGATTGCACCAAATCTAATGTGTTTCCTTTCTCCCTGGTAATGTTGAGTTTATCTATGTCTTTTACTTTCTAGTTGAGTCTTACTTTTTATCTTCTAAACTTAACAGTTGTGCAGGAAGTGCTCAAGAGTTAGGTACATGTGCTGTCTTTTGACAGACCTGGGTATGGAGAGAGTGATCCAAACTTACATCAAACAGTGAAAAAGTATAGCTTTTAGATGTTGAAGAACTTGCTGACTGCAGTTGAAGCTTGGACCGAAGTTCCATGTTATTGGATTTTCTCTTGGAGGACAGTTAGTTTTGGAGCTGTTTTGAAGTACATCCCCATCGGTATGACTCATATGCTTTCTCTCCTGTCCTAAAAAGACCACCATTCTTTTCACGGCATTGCagtgtattcttttcttcactTGCATCACTGTGAAATATTTCATTAACATGAGAGagctttatatttttgtcataaacAAAACCATTTTTGAGCCACTTCTTTCAGGGTGGTGGTAGGCACATACATTAGAAGACTATTGAATATATTTAGTAAAAAGCTTATTGCCTTTCAGCATATGATTTCTTATTCACTTGCAGGTTTGCAGGAGCGGCTATTGTTGCTCCAATTGCCAATTACTGGTATACACTTACCTGCTAATTTATCTAAAGAAACTTTTGCTCAACAACCTCCACGTAGATCAGTGGGCGATTAGAGTTGCTCATTATGCCCCTTGGTTAACATTTTGGTGGAACACCCAAAAGTGGTTCCCTGCATCAAGTGTTTTAGCTCATCGGTCCGACCATCTTGATGCAAAAAGACAAAGAGATATTGTTGTCGGTTGGAAATCGCTTATTCGGTATGGCTATTGTTCTGTCATTTTCATTCCTAACTATGagtatatatcaaatttataagTGAAATCTAAAATCATATTTTGCTGTTTGTTTGGTATTTCAGGAGCAAGTGAGACAACAAGGAGACTTTCTGTTTCGTCCATCAGGACCTGATCATAAGCTATCAGAAGCGGAGTTTGATCCCATGGATCTAAAAACCCTTTTCCAGCCAATGAAGGTTCTGTGCACTTTGTGGCATGGTGCACGCGATATAATAGCTCCGTCTCATTGACGCGGTATTTTGCCGAACAACTCCCATGGATTCACTATCATGAGTTACCTGATGCTGGCCATTTGTTCCCACTGGCTGATGACATGAGTGATGCTATCTTAAAGGCACTTCTTGCTTAGAGCTCAGTAGCTCTGATCCTGTTGTATCTGAGTTTCTTTTTGACTAGTATTTGTGTGTATGTTCAGTTTTTCAGTTCTTTGACTTGATCTTATACTTAAAACTTTCTCATAGCCACCAATCAGATTTTTGCAGTGATGTAATTCAAGCATTTTCAACCTGATTTTGCTCGTCCGTTTGAATTAACAAGATTGAGCAGATTGTGATGGATGGATGTCGTGATTTATTTATTCGTATCTGTTAATCAGcctgatttttaaatttgtgaaattttctGTACCTGTTTATTCAAGTAAACTAAGCAGCTTTGGGTTTTGGTTTAGTTACCCAAAATACATGTTTCTCTACATCCAAAACCATAACATTAATTcataaaatgtataaaattaGATGATCCTCTGGTAAATCTAAAGGTATTGTATAAAATTGAATTGAAAGAATACATTAATCAATAGGACAATCATGAAAATGAGAACATAGAAATAGCACCAAGCAGCTAATATTTCATTCGAACTGAGTTGAAGACAAGGAGTTTATAACATCTCCTTCGGCTACTAATGCCTAATGGTGGGGCCTGCTTCATGTAAATTGATCAGTCCCTCGATACATGcctgaaaagagaagaaaaatttacatgtaaaatttCTAACAACCAACCAGCAGAATAACATGAACACCAGAAGCACACACGGACCTGTTCAGTTATTCCAGTAAGTGGCGAAA
This Dioscorea cayenensis subsp. rotundata cultivar TDr96_F1 unplaced genomic scaffold, TDr96_F1_v2_PseudoChromosome.rev07_lg8_w22 25.fasta BLBR01000220.1, whole genome shotgun sequence DNA region includes the following protein-coding sequences:
- the LOC120253837 gene encoding uncharacterized protein LOC120253837, with amino-acid sequence MSVMSAPLSCISISDKCNAMPELRQVHAHLIKSNLISSFSALSAKPLAFHSIVRSLSSQSEKQHLSLVLYSKILSFLDDLRGIELLLPSVLKDVLGLGSAGTRRTSA